One Rhododendron vialii isolate Sample 1 chromosome 2a, ASM3025357v1 genomic region harbors:
- the LOC131316031 gene encoding solanesyl diphosphate synthase 3, chloroplastic/mitochondrial-like isoform X2, with translation MVVAEVPKLASAAEYFFKLGVEGKRFRPTVLLLMATALNVHIPGPPSDEMVDALSEELRKRQQRIAEITEMIHVASLLHDDVLDDADTRRGIGSLNFVMGNKLAVLAGDFLLSRACVALASLKNTEVVSLLATVVEHLVTGETMQMTSTSEQRCSMEYYLQKTYYKTASLISNSCKAIALLAGQTTEVSMLAYEYGKNLGLAFQLIDDVLDFTGTSTSLGKGSLADIRHGIVTAPLLYAMEEFPQLRAVVDRGFDNPADVDLALDYLGKSRGIQRTRELAAKHATLASAAIDSLPESDDEDVRRSRRALVDLTHRVVTRTK, from the exons GAAAGCGATTTCGACCAACG GTTTTACTGTTGATGGCAACAGCTTTGAACGTACATATACCTGGGCCGCCTTCTGATGAGATGGTTGATGCTTTATCAGAAGAACTCCGTAAAAGACAACAGCGTATAGCTGAAATCACAGAAATGATCCAT GTGGCAAGCCTTCTTCATGACGACGTATTGGATGATGCAGATACAAGGCGTGGCATTGGTTCGTTAAACTTTGTGATGGGGAAtaag TTAGCTGTGTTGGCTGGGGATTTTTTGCTTTCGAGAGCTTGTGTGGCCCTTGCCTCTTTGAAGAACACAGAG GTTGTATCATTACTAGCAACTGTTGTAGAGCATCTTGTTACAGGGGAGACCATGCAAATGACAAGTACATCTGAGCAACGTTGTAG TATGGAATATTATTTGCAGAAGACATACTACAAGACTGCGTCATTGATTTCAAATAGCTGCAAGGCAATCGCCCTTCTTGCAGGACAAACTACAGAAGTTTCAATGTTGGCTTATGAATATGGGAAGAATCTG GGATTGGCATTTCAGTTAATAGACGACGTCCTTGATTTCACTGGCACGTCAACTTCCCTCGGAAAGGGTTCATTAGCTGACATCCGTCAT GGAATTGTAACAGCTCCGTTATTGTATGCTATGGAGGAGTTCCCACAATTGCGAGCAGTTGTTGATCGGGGATTCGACAACCCCGCAGATGTGGATCTT GCTCTTGATTACCTTGGAAAGAGCCGGGGAATACAGAGAACGCGAGAGCTAGCGGCAAAGCACGCCACCCTTGCCTCTGCTGCAATCGATTCTCTTCCGGAGAgtgacgatgaggatgttcgaAGATCAAGGCGGGCCCTGGTAGATCTAACTCATAGGGTCGTTACAAGGACAAAGTAG